From the Naumovozyma dairenensis CBS 421 chromosome 10, complete genome genome, the window CATCAATAttacataaaaaaataccTTTACAGCATATAATTTCTCTAgcaaaataaacaaataaaagctaatttaataaacaaaaatattattaaaattaaaaggaATAATTCTATCCTCAGTATTCCCCACTCCTGTTAGTAATAAACAAGGAATCATACATGATCTACTTTGTACTTCCATTCGTATTATGTTTCACCCTTAAAATGCCGATCTCCAGTTTAGAAATTGTAGCATGCCTTCATAAGATAGCTTAATGAAGAAGTACAGAGTAGGAGAGGTACCTCTTTCGAACTCGTCAATTAATCCGTTACAAATCATACTATAACGTTCCCTAATGTTGACTTGTTAGCCTTCCggatttattttttgaagcTTTTGGTTTCGGCGGCTACTTAGGGTTCAGTGCCGTACTTTCCTATTTGGGCCATCAATGACACAACAAAAAATCCCATAATGACGATAGTTACTTATCTTTCCTTAAAAGGATATCATGGAGGTCAATTAAAATACTAGAAAGGTAATTTGTTTCGAGTCTCTTACAACCAAACCATGTTTTAACCTCAGGACAAAACGCATTATCCTTTTGAGAATTACTACTTTTGAATAGGTCTTTTAATTGTAGAAATAAAGAGTAGGTAAAATCACTTTCCAATGTCATATAAATACAACGACGATCAGTTAAGTAACATCAATCTCTAACGTTTTCTCGATATAATATTCCGTTATAGTACAAAGACCAccaacaaaaaacaaacaactTAAACAACAGAAATGAAATTTACCACTATTTTATCTGCCATTACTCTACTTTCCTCCTCCGCGTTCGCTGAGGATATCTCAACCGGAGATGCTGAATTACCACAGGTTCCAGCAGAAGCTGTCCTTGGTTATTTGGATTTTGGTTCCGATAACGACATTGCCATGCTACCATTTGCCAACACAACCTCTAatggtttattatttgtcaACACTACTATTGTTGAACAGGCAAACGAGAAATTAGAAAACGATCCCTCCTCTTTAACTAAGAGAGAAGCTGATGCTGAAGCTAACTGGCATTGGTTGAGACTAGATCCAGGTCAACCACTATACAAGAGAAGTGCGGATGCTGAAGCTAAATGGCATTGGCTAAGGTTAGATCCAGGCCAAccattatataaaagagATGCTGAAGCTGATGCCAAATGGCATTGGTTGAGATTGGATGCAGGTCAACCATtatattaagaaatctCGGCCTTAACTTAACTAGTTCACGATTATTTATGGCGACTTTCATTTTATTCCCTCCCCTGACACCTGTGTCATATTAACCTAGAGacatttttaaaatatataactttttaatatatataaatcaaAACTTTTAATAACTTTTAAATCCTTATTTTGTTCTCAAAATTacacattttttttccccTTTTTCTAACTGGAATCCTTTTAGACCAATCCTGCTCACCTCTCTTCCTCTATTTTTTAGAAGTACCTCAGGGGTCCAATCTGTTTCTAAACAGATATTCAAGTTGGATTAGGGAGAACTTCCTTTCTGCTTTGGATTGATTGATATGTAGGAGCAAATTTACGTAAAAGAAATGGTATCAAGCATATTGAGCCACTAGGACAAGTTAGGTTCACTGGTTTGAATCCGTAGCTAGCTTTGGTTAACTACGAATGTTGAACTCTAGGTAATTTTCCCCAGTAAGTGTATTCTGTATCTGGGTTATCGAGTAGATAACAAGTTCCTAGAATGGGAACTGTGAACGAAGGGTCGAAGCGACCCTCGAAGTATATAAGTTCCCCCGGACTCTGAGAGACATTTCGTTGACATGATAATTCTGTATCAGATAGAAGATGAGTAACACTGCTAGTGTTTATAGCAAAACAACTAGGAAACAAGTAACATTAACTAACAGAATAGGAATATAAGTTCCACCAACACTAACGGAAATTAAGtccaaaaataaaaaaaatcgtTATGGCTGAAACTAGATGTAACCATTCACAAAAACAAATGTAAAAATACGGTTGTTTGGCCGAGCGGTCTAAGGCGCCTGATTCAAGGACTATTAATCTTTGACTATGGAAAACCATAGGAGTACTCAGGTATCGTAAGATGCAAGAGTTCGAATCTCTTAGCAACCAAACTTTTTAGCTTTCTCTTTTTCAACTATAGTTATAACGTTACATACATGAAACTTCAATCAATTTACCAAGCTTTGACAGTAATTATAAGAGTAAGTCAACAATGCTCGGCCcaataaagttaaatacATACTGCTTAAAAAGTCATCTTGCGTCCAACACAGCGTTGATTTCTCAATGGAATACCAGAATAGACATTGACAATAATGGCGAAGGAGATCTTCTTGGAGATAATGTTCTCATTTTGCCGCCCAAGTGTCCGACAAAGTTGAACGTAAGTTATTGATTAATACCGATCTATATCTTTTGCTTTCTTCCGGCCTTCGAATACACCTCCTAATACTAACTATATTTCAGTGTAGATCCTTATCAAAATTAAGAGGAACGATATAGTTTTGACGAAAAACGATTCTCTTTTAGAAGAGATATTAAGTACGTTTAAGAAAGGGCGCAATTTCTGGGAAAATTTACTATACGATATTGAATGTTCCATTAATAGTGATtcatatattcaaattcaattaacCTGTAAACTTTGGacatcaaataaattactTACATTATTGGAAAATCCCATTAGTTTACGTCCACATATTACCGCTCAACCTTCATTAGTATTCATTCGAAGAGTGATAATCCAAGCCcattttattcatttggatgaagaaatattagatCTATctgatatatattttcatttcaaTGAGTATTTTGCCTCCCTATTCATATCAACCCTAGAGTTTCAATTTCCACTAGTATTTTCTAATCTAGCCAGGAACCGTGCACGTTGGAACGAGTCTAGCTTAGCCCCAATTTCATATGCATTAACGGAATCTTCAAGATTATTACCTTACATGGTACAATTGGTCAACAATGATACAACTGCAACCACTGCATATCAACTGCTAACTCGTGGAAGAAACATTGATCCCATTGATTTCcaacttttgaaaatttaggGCGAGCCCAATCATATTTTCCCCCCAAACATAAAAATTATGctaattatataatattttttttatctacATATACATAATAGCTTAAAAGGTAGATTACGGAGGTAgtctttttgttttataatTGAATGACATCCTTCAACTTGCCTGCTTAAAGAAAACTACTAAGGTGGAATGTTAAACTGGTATGAATAATTTAAGGAATCGGAAAAGAGTGGCCGCCAAAAGGATGGCTGATATAAGTACCAACTCCAACACCGTACTACCGTAAAAATACTTCGGTTCCCAACATATATAGGTTAGGTTCAGTtactttttttataaaatagGTCATCGATGGCAGCGTCGCAGCTAAATTCTGGCTCTGGACTAGTTATTGCTCATACGCTCATAACCGTTCTAGTCTCATCATTCCCCGGAAGGAGTTGATGGAGCAGTCTTTTTACcatctttctctttcttcttagATAAAATATCTGGAGGCATTTTGTTTAAACGGATGCAAACATCTTCCACTTCCCTTTCAgtaatttgtttttgttgtaaTGGTTTGTTCGCACCTATTACAATAcataataatttacatATTCTTGTAACATAAACCGAACCCTAATACCACCCCTGGAACCTGCAGATTCATTGACTAATAGGtgtcttcaaataatatgcTTCATTTAGCCTTTAATCAACCCAAGCGGAAAGAAGTAGAGTTATCCCTTTGAGGTATGGCCAACCGTAATACACGAAAAGATGAAACATAATCCAAAAAATAATCCAGTTTCGACCATCAGCGAGTAGATTTCAGTTGAGACACCATGCAAAGAAAGGCTAAGTAATAGCGTCCCGTTAGAACATCATAGAAGATTTGAGACATGAAATAGGATGAAGACAATTTACTACAGGATTCTGATCATGAAACCCAAGAAATTGCTGATATTTCCAAACGTATTCAATGGACAGGTCTTGTTCCTTTAACAATATCTTTTGTGGAATAGTTAGATATAGTTTAAACTGAAGGTACAAGTTATAAAGgtaattatataaaaaaacaacatgAAAAACCTCCGTGATAGTTTAATGGTCAGAATGGGCGCTTGTCGCGTGCCAGATCGGGGTTCAATTCCCCGTCGCGGAGATATTATCtcttattttctttttttaaatatgaaagttttttattttgtagTATTAACagtatttttctttgataaaaaATGCAAAAAAATTCCTACCATAGTTTCATAATATGATGTGTATTAATAATTAactaatttatttatatagttgttttttcttttataatgatacagttattttttttttttggttcaggggtatatatattttcatttcatgAGTTTAGAAATTCAGGTCAATCGATATGTGAAGCAAGGGAAAAcctttaataatgaaatacTTCTTTACGAGACATGGTAGGTGcaattttttattcctTACTATCCATAACTTGCTTCACAGGTTCTGTTTGATTAACGTACAATTTATGTTCTTGAATATATCTAATAACGGAATTCGGTAACAAATATTGAACGGACATTCCTCTTCTAATAAACAATCTTACCTTTGTAGAggaaatatcattataaatCAATTGTTTAATGACCAAAACGTTTCTTCTATGTTCATACATGATATCATGGGACAATAAGAAGGATCTAACATCTGCTCCTGTTCGTTCCACAATCAAACAACCATAATTACCTAAAATATGATGTAAATCAGCATCAGCCCAAACGTTTGGTTCACCCATACTTTCAATTAAATCACCACCTGCAAGTAACATAATTTTGACACCAATTTTTTCACCTGTTACAGTTGTGACACCACCTCTTTTAACGTTAATTTCATGATTAAAATGATCCAAAACTTTTGCAGTTCTTTGATAAGTCAATTGCAAAGATTCCCAAGCATCTACCATTAACCAAGAAGATGTTCTTTCACAAGCCAATTCACACATTCTTACTCTATGGAAAGCAGGGGCCAATCCCGGTTTTTGATAATTATCACTAACTGGAGAATAATAACCTCCAATCACTTCGAATCTTGTTTGTTCATTAATTGCATCCATTGCCATTTCGAACATTCTTAAATGTAAATAAGTTATAGGAGAAAATGAACCACATGCTACTATGACTAAtggtaatttatttgaatcttgtaaaatttttgataatCTATGAGTGGAGAATTCATATGTATCCATGGAACGTGATTGACGAACTATACCATGTGGTACTTCTTCTAAATCTGcaatttgatttttatGGACCCCTCCTATATTCATTTTAGATAATGTGGCATCGATTGTATTTATGTCGTTTATATTTGCAAGACGTGGAATTAATTCATTGTCGTTgttattcttattcttaatattattactattattattattattattgctcTTATCGTCGTTATGATTAGTATTGATGCTAGTGGTGCCATTACCATTAGTGTTCAAATCGTCTTCATCTGAGGATACTTCTGTAGATAATGGTTGGAAAGCGGAAGTTTTCAATGGTATTCTATTTGAATGAgatgatttagaagaaTTTGGGACAGGAGCATTTATTGATGTAGTAAAgtcattattatcgttatcattattatcattattatttattattttttttgtattagATGATTTCAGTTCAGAAGATTCTGCAATTGCGGAAGTAGAGGAAGACaataaagatttattatgaGGTAAATGATTGCTATGTTTCTGTTGGAGTTTCTGTTGGAGTTGATGCTGATGTTTTTTCttacttttattttgatttttaattgatgatggTAAAGATGCTATATTAAATGGTGCATCGATGGATGCATTTTCATCAGCTAAGACATAAGGTAAGATTGGGCCAGATTTTGGGATTGTTGAAGTTGGAGCTAGAGGTGGATGTGGTTCCTCGTTCGGAGTAGGCGGTTTAAAATCTGGAGCTCTTGTTGGATCCATTTTTTATCGTAATTTAAGATGgcaatttaataaataaggACGTTATAGtagatttaaatttattattatattagGCAgctgaaaaaaaaaatataattgaGTCTCGCCAGCGACCAGATACTTAGGTATATGCTCTCTTTTGGAGGCTTTTTTTTATCGGtctcttttaatttttttttattcttatttttgaatCCACGTATAACGTTAATCTTTCCGTTAAGAAAGATGATTGTTCAAgatattgaatgaaattcTAAACAGATTAGGTTAGATTAGATTAGATTCGAGGTTCCAATTACAATTGGCGCCTTAGAGTTAGAGTATTCGATGacttttttgaaatttttggaGCTATGCTTATCTCCATCAACGACAATGTCTGATGCGAATTGCCAATTGAGCGTCAACACAACACAAAACTTTTCTGCTGCCGGTGGCTGGCGGTCATTGCTGACTGGCGGCCCgtaaattttcaattcttgaCCAGGCCATGTCCGtatatgatgatgatgatggacCAAAAACCGGAGTTATATAAATACGACGAGTATTATTCGCGGAACCGATTTACTTGGTCCTGGCTGTTGTGGTGTCTGGGTTGCAGAAAGGCACGTGATATACTATTACACAACTGGAGTTAATTTtacgtatatatttatatatatatgtgttctgagaaagaagaaactcGCTTCCTATGAGAAAATATTTACTAATGACAAAAAAGGGATGTTTACTATTTAATTCAAGTACATAAATTCCTCTGGCCCGAAACAAATTTCTTTCAGTTGTGCAAATTGGAGATATGCTTatcttttttgaaaaacaaacaatcTCTGCTGCTTACGTACGTACGGTCTAAAATTCATATAAGGTCATCCATCCATCTACTTGTTGACGATACAGCTACCTATCTATCCTTTCTCttcatatattttcatttcatctACATAAAGCAACTTTTAGAATCCTTCGGCCTTTGAAGACTGTTACGCAATTGATTATCTAAATGGTTTTGGAAGTAGAAATTACAAAGTCATACCTCGAAGCttgtacgtacgtacgtagtaatagttttatttatttatggGGAAATATCAAACTGTTAACAAAGAAAGACACGAAAACAATACTATACCTATCCTTTTGAATTACATGCGGGGTAGTGTGATGTCTGGGTCTATGACGAATCCCTCGCCAGACATAATTTTCCTACGGAGAAGGAACACCGGTGCCCCCGCCACGCGCGACGCTTCTAGAAGCGTTttgggggggggggggggcCGCGAAGGGGGAGGGGAGACCTGTACCGCCACACCTCCTGATATAGTATAGTATGATATAGCATAGTATTGTATAGTATGGAATTGTATGTGAAACTTCCATTTCCGTTTTCTCCTCCTCCCTCCCTCCCTCCTCCCTTCTCCTTCTTTTGGCCACCAccaccaacaacaacaacaacaacaacaacaacaggCTCGCACCCCCGATTGCCCTAACAGGAAATTAATATTGTCTTGCTTGTCGTGTCCTCGTCAATCACGCAGTCTGTGGAGTGGATACTGCCAAGTAGTTCGGCCGCGTCTCTTAGCCccttgttattattattagtagtagtattattattgatagtGTAATCATCTTCGGGATCAGGATCAGGATCAGGATCGGGACCTATATAAATATCACTATTGCACATCTTTTCCAAGATCAAGTTTCATATCTCTTTCACTCTCAAAAATTCATacattataatatattcaaaaaaaccAAAGTAAACAACTTTTActaataaacaaacaaacaaacacAAACACACACACAAAAACAATTCAATTATCATGACTAGAACTAACAAATGGACCGTTCATGAATCAAGACCAGATGCTAAATATTTCACTCACAATGGTAATTTTGGTGAAAACCCAGCCAAAGTTAAGAGAGAAGGTTCTGGTAAAGCCAATTGGGGGAAAGCTGGGGATGAATTAACTGATTTGGTCGAATCAGGAGAAATTAAGCCTGTATTCAACAAACAAAGAAGAGGTTCCAACTCTCAAAAGAACCAAGATAAAATGAAAGATATTCAAGGATATCATGTCTAATCATGTAAATAACATCTTCTTATTCCCattataaatttcaatcacatcatatcatatcatatcatatcaaaTCATATTAACAATACTTTTGCATTGCATATAGTCACATAACGAAACCTTTAACGACCTCATCCTcatattttcatattttttaataacaaaaaacaaattaaaaatatatatacatcaCATTTTTAAAATGTCTTAATcattttattcattatatacatttatatatatatatatattaataaactcttatttcattttttattcctTCATTTTGCCATGCGTGTTTTTGTccctatatatattttaatcTTATAAAATGTTCTTTATTTATGCCTTCTTTGTTGAGAATATTCAGATCTATATGCCACTTGAGCTGGCCTACTAGGCGTTTGTGATGATACAAGCCCGTTATTATTCTGATTATTCTGATTATTGTATGTTTCTTGATGAACCCTTTGTATCCTTTCCTCTTGTTCTCTTAATCGTTTTTCATTCTGCAATTGTTGAAattgttgtttcttctccaaattgattttttccaCTTGTCTCTtaacaataaaattataaactAAAGCACAATTTCTTGTTGAACATGCATGCATCCATGCAAGAATAACACCCGCAATGGGGACTAAACTAATACAAAGatcaacaaaaatattaccaTTCATTTTCAACTTCAATTCAGTACTCAAATGGAATTTTTTATCTGCATCATCAATTAGTTTACTATGAATCCAATACATTAATGCAGGTCCAATGACAGGGATAATTGATAACATGGGACCCCATCCAATAGTAGAAgtccaacaacaacatccAAATATACTACGATCATGATTCCAAGCTTCATTCTGTAATGATTTAAAATTCTTACGATCTTTCTTATCAGGGAATAAATCAGGTGATAATTTCAATCGATGTTCTTCACCTGTCTTGACATCCTTAGTATAGTATGGATCACGAACTGGTTGGAAATGTTCCTCTGCATAAGTTTGTAATTCATCTTGAACATAATCTTGACCAAATCCTAATAATGTACTCTCTATGAATCCTGACATTCCTTTTGTATCTCAATCTCTTTAAATCTGATGTCCAAACGTTATGCGTACCGGTCACATATATTATCTG encodes:
- the NDAI0J01660 gene encoding uncharacterized protein, which translates into the protein MKFTTILSAITLLSSSAFAEDISTGDAELPQVPAEAVLGYLDFGSDNDIAMLPFANTTSNGLLFVNTTIVEQANEKLENDPSSLTKREADAEANWHWLRLDPGQPLYKRSADAEAKWHWLRLDPGQPLYKRDAEADAKWHWLRLDAGQPLY
- the REC102 gene encoding Rec102p (similar to Saccharomyces cerevisiae REC102 (YLR329W); ancestral locus Anc_4.153), which encodes MLGPIKLNTYCLKSHLASNTALISQWNTRIDIDNNGEGDLLGDNVLILPPKCPTKLNILIKIKRNDIVLTKNDSLLEEILSTFKKGRNFWENLLYDIECSINSDSYIQIQLTCKLWTSNKLLTLLENPISLRPHITAQPSLVFIRRVIIQAHFIHLDEEILDLSDIYFHFNEYFASLFISTLEFQFPLVFSNLARNRARWNESSLAPISYALTESSRLLPYMVQLVNNDTTATTAYQLLTRGRNIDPIDFQLLKI
- the NMA1 gene encoding nicotinamide-nucleotide adenylyltransferase NMA1 (similar to Saccharomyces cerevisiae NMA2 (YGR010W) and NMA1 (YLR328W); ancestral locus Anc_4.147), translated to MDPTRAPDFKPPTPNEEPHPPLAPTSTIPKSGPILPYVLADENASIDAPFNIASLPSSIKNQNKSKKKHQHQLQQKLQQKHSNHLPHNKSLLSSSTSAIAESSELKSSNTKKIINNNDNNDNDNNDFTTSINAPVPNSSKSSHSNRIPLKTSAFQPLSTEVSSDEDDLNTNGNGTTSINTNHNDDKSNNNNNNSNNIKNKNNNDNELIPRLANINDINTIDATLSKMNIGGVHKNQIADLEEVPHGIVRQSRSMDTYEFSTHRLSKILQDSNKLPLVIVACGSFSPITYLHLRMFEMAMDAINEQTRFEVIGGYYSPVSDNYQKPGLAPAFHRVRMCELACERTSSWLMVDAWESLQLTYQRTAKVLDHFNHEINVKRGGVTTVTGEKIGVKIMLLAGGDLIESMGEPNVWADADLHHILGNYGCLIVERTGADVRSFLLSHDIMYEHRRNVLVIKQLIYNDISSTKVRLFIRRGMSVQYLLPNSVIRYIQEHKLYVNQTEPVKQVMDSKE
- the TMA10 gene encoding Tma10p (similar to Saccharomyces cerevisiae STF2 (YGR008C) and TMA10 (YLR327C); ancestral locus Anc_4.146) — protein: MTRTNKWTVHESRPDAKYFTHNGNFGENPAKVKREGSGKANWGKAGDELTDLVESGEIKPVFNKQRRGSNSQKNQDKMKDIQGYHV
- the NDAI0J01700 gene encoding uncharacterized protein (similar to Saccharomyces cerevisiae YLR326W; ancestral locus Anc_4.144) codes for the protein MSGFIESTLLGFGQDYVQDELQTYAEEHFQPVRDPYYTKDVKTGEEHRLKLSPDLFPDKKDRKNFKSLQNEAWNHDRSIFGCCCWTSTIGWGPMLSIIPVIGPALMYWIHSKLIDDADKKFHLSTELKLKMNGNIFVDLCISLVPIAGVILAWMHACSTRNCALVYNFIVKRQVEKINLEKKQQFQQLQNEKRLREQEERIQRVHQETYNNQNNQNNNGLVSSQTPSRPAQVAYRSEYSQQRRHK